In Kordia antarctica, the following proteins share a genomic window:
- the ppk1 gene encoding polyphosphate kinase 1, which yields MQQAKNKYINREISWLQFNGRVLQEAADKTVPLIERLRFIGIFSNNLDEFFKVRYATVKRIAQAGKGGRSVLGGEKAKDLLEEITKIVIKQQTESLRILNEVQSALEKENIFIINEKKASPSQSAYIEKYFIENVSPALVTMILDDIDEMPGLKDKAAYLAIRMVMKEQVKNTKKVSRFFKPRVKKIKYALIEIPKSIDRFIVLPSEGDKQYLIILDDLIRDSLGNIFNIFDYESLSAHMIKITRDAELDIDNDLSKSFIQKISTSVKGRKSGEPVRFVYDKTIEKDTFEYLIEKMGIDDIDSLIPGGRYHNRRDYMSFPSLGRQDLLYKSYPPLPIKGLSMEGSIFEKIAQKDYLQYAPYHTFSYVVRFLREAALDPKVTDIKITIYRLAKVSHVASSLINAVKNGKKVTVQIELQARFDEAANIKYAEQLQSEGINLIFGVPGLKVHSKTCVVERLENNKIVRYGFVSTGNVNESTAKIYTDYTLFTADQDILKEIAKVFEFFETNYKVAKYKHLIVSPHYTRNMFYKLISAEIKNAKDGKEAYIKIKVNSLSDYKIIDKLYDASRAGVKIQLIIRGICCLIPGIEGMSENIEAISIVDKFLEHPRMFIFGNNGNPKVYISSADWMTRNIDHRVEVSCPIYDEDIKSELLDTFSIGWSDNVKARVFSSNQDNAYRENQLIKVRSQFATYDYYLQRMSN from the coding sequence ATGCAGCAGGCAAAAAATAAATACATCAACAGAGAAATCAGTTGGTTACAATTCAACGGGCGTGTATTGCAAGAAGCAGCCGACAAAACGGTTCCGTTAATTGAAAGATTACGTTTTATTGGTATTTTTTCAAATAATTTAGATGAATTTTTTAAAGTTCGATATGCTACTGTGAAAAGAATCGCGCAAGCAGGAAAAGGCGGAAGAAGCGTTTTAGGAGGCGAAAAAGCAAAAGATTTATTAGAAGAAATCACAAAAATTGTAATCAAGCAGCAAACAGAAAGTTTGCGTATTCTGAATGAAGTACAAAGTGCTTTGGAAAAAGAAAACATCTTTATTATCAATGAGAAAAAAGCATCACCAAGTCAAAGCGCATACATTGAAAAGTATTTTATTGAAAATGTAAGTCCAGCCCTGGTAACTATGATCTTGGACGATATTGACGAAATGCCAGGTTTGAAGGACAAAGCTGCATATTTGGCAATTCGCATGGTGATGAAGGAACAAGTAAAAAACACCAAAAAAGTATCTCGATTCTTCAAACCGCGTGTCAAGAAAATAAAATATGCTTTGATTGAAATTCCAAAATCTATTGATCGTTTTATTGTATTGCCAAGCGAAGGCGATAAGCAATATCTTATCATTTTAGATGATTTAATTCGCGATTCTTTAGGGAATATATTCAATATTTTCGACTACGAAAGTCTGTCTGCACACATGATTAAAATTACGCGTGATGCTGAATTGGATATCGACAATGACTTATCAAAAAGTTTCATCCAAAAAATTTCAACCAGTGTAAAAGGTAGAAAAAGTGGTGAACCTGTACGTTTTGTATATGATAAAACCATCGAAAAAGATACGTTTGAGTATTTAATAGAAAAAATGGGAATTGATGATATTGACAGTTTAATTCCTGGTGGACGTTATCACAATCGTAGAGATTATATGTCTTTCCCGAGTTTAGGTCGCCAAGATTTATTGTACAAATCATATCCGCCATTGCCAATCAAAGGATTGAGCATGGAAGGAAGTATTTTTGAAAAAATAGCACAAAAAGATTACTTACAATATGCGCCATATCATACATTTTCATATGTTGTACGCTTCTTGCGTGAAGCGGCATTAGATCCGAAAGTAACCGACATAAAAATAACAATTTATCGTTTGGCGAAAGTTTCGCACGTAGCAAGTTCCTTAATCAATGCAGTAAAAAATGGTAAAAAAGTAACGGTTCAAATTGAGTTACAAGCACGATTTGACGAAGCCGCAAACATCAAATACGCAGAACAATTACAAAGTGAAGGAATCAATCTCATCTTTGGAGTTCCTGGATTAAAAGTGCATAGTAAAACGTGCGTAGTAGAGCGTTTAGAAAATAATAAAATTGTTCGTTACGGATTTGTAAGTACTGGAAACGTAAACGAATCTACAGCAAAAATTTACACAGATTATACACTATTTACAGCAGATCAAGATATCTTAAAAGAAATAGCGAAAGTATTTGAATTCTTTGAAACCAATTACAAAGTTGCCAAATACAAGCATCTAATTGTTTCGCCACATTACACACGGAATATGTTTTACAAACTCATCAGCGCAGAAATAAAAAATGCGAAAGATGGAAAAGAAGCGTATATCAAAATTAAAGTGAATAGTTTATCTGACTATAAAATTATTGACAAACTGTACGATGCAAGCAGAGCAGGTGTGAAAATTCAGTTGATAATACGCGGAATTTGTTGTTTGATTCCAGGAATTGAAGGTATGAGCGAAAATATAGAAGCCATCAGTATTGTAGACAAATTTTTAGAACACCCAAGAATGTTTATCTTTGGGAATAATGGTAATCCAAAAGTATACATTTCTTCAGCCGATTGGATGACGCGTAACATTGATCATAGAGTTGAAGTTTCATGTCCAATATATGATGAAGATATTAAAAGTGAATTGTTGGATACATTTAGTATAGGTTGGAGCGATAATGTGAAAGCCCGTGTGTTTTCTAGTAACCAAGATAATGCGTATCGAGAAAATCAATTGATAAAAGTACGTTCACAATTTGCTACGTATGATTACTATTTACAGAGAATGTCAAATTAA
- the miaE gene encoding tRNA-(ms[2]io[6]A)-hydroxylase: MLGLKLPTDPRWVNIAEKNIEEILVDHAFCEQKAASTAISLIVSFPEYPELVEEMISLVKEEISHFKMVHDKILARGWKLGRDRKDEYVAKLLQFFPKGGSRTTQMVHRLLYAALIEARSCERFKLLSENMKDEELATFYKNLMVSEANHYTMFLGFARQYGERTEVDEKWQALLDFEAEIMRDLGTSETMHG, from the coding sequence ATGTTAGGTTTAAAATTACCAACCGATCCGCGTTGGGTAAATATTGCAGAGAAAAATATTGAAGAGATTTTAGTAGATCACGCTTTTTGTGAACAGAAAGCCGCAAGTACCGCAATTTCCTTAATTGTGAGTTTTCCTGAATATCCAGAATTGGTAGAAGAAATGATTTCATTGGTGAAAGAAGAAATTAGTCATTTTAAAATGGTTCATGATAAAATTTTGGCTAGAGGCTGGAAATTAGGTCGCGATCGAAAGGATGAATATGTTGCCAAATTATTGCAGTTTTTCCCGAAAGGCGGAAGCAGAACTACACAAATGGTACACAGATTATTGTATGCCGCTTTGATTGAAGCCAGAAGTTGCGAACGTTTTAAGCTATTGTCTGAAAATATGAAAGATGAAGAGTTAGCTACTTTTTATAAGAATTTAATGGTAAGTGAAGCCAATCATTATACTATGTTTTTAGGTTTTGCCAGACAATATGGTGAAAGAACTGAAGTGGACGAAAAATGGCAAGCATTGTTAGATTTTGAAGCAGAAATTATGAGAGATTTAGGAACTAGCGAAACGATGCACGGGTAA
- a CDS encoding DUF7619 domain-containing protein, producing MKKQYFLLFLFIVVGQLVSAQIVNIPDANFKNKLLGNSAIDTDGDGFLDSTLDYNNDGEIQVSEAESITVLKIGANFISSLVGIEAFTNLEELDCSGNFLTGTLEFSTIPNLKKLDCESNQLTGLNLSSNTNLEELFCKNNQILNLDVSANSNLLILNCSENAMESLAFSSSVEEISCRINSLTNIDVSSNFNLRKLDCFYNNISIIDVNQSPNLESLQIGSNNISNLNVTQNPNLELLSFPSNSISNIDVTFCPNLSSFVVYENQLTSLDVTQNPDLEFFSCYSNQITSLDVTSNPNLYRLNCNYNQITSLDVSQNGNLFLFYCAFNQLESLSLKNGDHLIQYLNFSNNPTLQFVCADENEIPAVQNFANNYGYTDCVVNSYCSFTPGGTLYTVSGEVKFDSNTNGCDINDDAFPNFSFSITNGSNTGIFTANSSGDYEIPLSDGIHTITPQLENPTYFTISPTSITVDFPTDTSPNIQDFCITPNGIYNDLEVIIIPVEAARPGFDTDYEIIYKNKGTTTLSGAVSLTFDDDFMNVFSTNPTADLQTTGSLSWNYTNLAPFETRSILYTMNLNTPTDANFPLNGDDELTYVATITPTTLDETPGDNMLTFVQTVVNSFDPNDKTCLEGETITEDKVGDFVHYLIRFENTGTASAVNVVVKDEIDAASYDINTLKVLDGSHDYITRINGQKVEFIFENINLPFDDATNDGYVLFKIKTKSTLVENDTFTNKAEIYFDYNAAIITNDEMTLVSAPLSRSEATLDVSIEAYPKPTNDILYIKGEYAIKTIELYTLQGRLLFSKALIGNQTNTNISLKTLSKGLYILKATSKKGVFTDKIIKQ from the coding sequence ATGAAAAAACAGTACTTTTTATTATTTCTTTTTATTGTAGTTGGACAGCTTGTGTCTGCACAAATTGTGAATATTCCTGATGCTAATTTTAAGAATAAGTTGTTAGGCAACTCTGCAATTGATACTGACGGAGATGGTTTTCTAGATTCAACTCTGGATTATAATAATGATGGAGAGATTCAAGTAAGCGAAGCAGAATCTATTACAGTCTTGAAAATAGGAGCGAACTTTATAAGTTCTTTAGTCGGTATAGAGGCATTCACGAATTTAGAGGAGTTAGATTGTTCTGGTAACTTTCTCACGGGCACTTTAGAATTCTCTACAATTCCCAATCTTAAAAAATTAGATTGTGAATCTAATCAACTTACTGGTTTGAATTTATCTTCAAACACGAATTTGGAAGAATTATTTTGCAAAAATAATCAAATCTTAAATTTAGATGTTTCTGCTAATTCAAACCTTTTGATTTTGAATTGTTCTGAGAATGCCATGGAAAGTTTAGCTTTCAGTTCTAGTGTAGAAGAAATTAGTTGTAGGATTAATTCTTTAACAAATATAGATGTATCATCAAACTTTAATTTGAGAAAATTAGATTGTTTTTACAATAATATTTCTATTATAGATGTAAATCAAAGCCCAAATTTAGAAAGTTTACAAATTGGCTCTAATAATATTTCTAATTTAAATGTTACTCAAAACCCTAATTTAGAATTATTAAGTTTTCCGAGTAACTCTATCTCAAATATTGACGTGACATTTTGTCCAAACCTAAGTTCTTTCGTTGTTTATGAAAACCAATTAACAAGTTTAGATGTAACTCAAAACCCTGATCTAGAATTTTTTTCTTGTTATTCAAATCAAATAACAAGCTTAGATGTGACATCTAACCCGAACCTTTACAGACTAAATTGCAACTATAATCAAATAACAAGTTTAGATGTTTCTCAAAATGGTAATTTATTTTTATTTTATTGCGCCTTCAATCAACTAGAAAGTCTATCACTAAAGAATGGAGACCATTTAATTCAATATCTTAATTTTAGCAATAATCCAACACTTCAATTTGTTTGTGCTGATGAAAATGAAATTCCAGCAGTGCAAAATTTTGCAAATAATTACGGTTACACTGATTGTGTCGTCAACAGCTATTGCTCTTTCACACCAGGTGGAACATTATATACAGTTTCTGGAGAAGTAAAATTTGATTCAAATACTAATGGTTGCGATATTAATGACGACGCATTTCCAAATTTCTCGTTTTCCATTACAAACGGTTCAAATACTGGAATTTTTACAGCAAATAGTTCAGGCGATTATGAAATTCCATTAAGTGACGGAATACATACGATAACGCCACAATTAGAAAATCCAACCTATTTTACAATATCACCAACAAGTATTACAGTAGATTTTCCAACAGACACAAGTCCAAACATTCAAGATTTTTGTATTACACCAAACGGAATATATAATGATTTGGAAGTTATAATTATTCCAGTAGAAGCTGCAAGACCAGGTTTTGATACAGATTATGAAATTATCTATAAAAACAAAGGAACAACTACACTTTCAGGAGCTGTTTCGTTAACATTTGATGATGATTTTATGAATGTTTTCTCGACAAATCCAACAGCCGATTTGCAAACTACTGGAAGTTTAAGTTGGAACTATACAAACTTAGCACCTTTTGAAACACGAAGCATTCTGTATACCATGAATTTGAATACGCCAACAGATGCAAACTTTCCATTAAATGGAGATGATGAATTAACGTATGTTGCTACAATTACGCCAACAACACTAGATGAAACGCCTGGTGATAACATGCTAACATTTGTACAAACTGTTGTAAATTCTTTTGATCCAAATGATAAAACGTGTTTAGAAGGCGAAACAATTACAGAAGATAAAGTGGGCGATTTTGTTCATTATCTAATTCGATTTGAAAATACAGGAACTGCAAGTGCCGTAAATGTTGTTGTAAAAGATGAGATTGATGCAGCAAGTTATGACATTAATACGTTAAAAGTCTTAGATGGAAGTCACGATTATATAACTAGAATAAACGGTCAAAAAGTAGAATTTATCTTCGAAAATATCAATCTTCCTTTTGATGATGCTACAAATGATGGGTATGTATTATTCAAAATTAAAACAAAATCAACATTAGTTGAAAATGATACTTTTACAAACAAAGCTGAAATCTATTTTGATTACAATGCGGCAATTATAACAAATGATGAAATGACGTTGGTGAGTGCGCCATTGAGTAGAAGTGAAGCAACTTTAGACGTGAGTATTGAAGCGTATCCAAAACCTACAAATGATATTTTATATATAAAAGGTGAATACGCGATTAAAACAATAGAGTTATATACGTTGCAAGGAAGACTACTGTTTTCCAAAGCGCTTATTGGAAATCAAACAAATACAAACATTTCATTAAAAACGCTTTCCAAAGGATTATACATTCTAAAAGCTACTTCTAAAAAAGGTGTATTTACCGATAAAATCATTAAACAATAA
- the pdxH gene encoding pyridoxamine 5'-phosphate oxidase, producing MKQDLSDYRKSYEKSELLEENCLENPIEMFQKWFYEVEKSEMVAEVNAMTISTLGFDGFPKSRVVLLKKYTFEGFIFYSNYTSEKGLAIAENPNVCISFFWPAMERQIIIKGKVEKIAENLSDGYFESRPRGSQLGALVSNQSSVIPSRAFIEQKLKKLENEYEGKEILRPENWGGYIVKPQEIEFWQGRANRLHDRMRYQLQTDYSWKIERLAP from the coding sequence ATGAAACAAGATTTAAGTGATTACAGAAAATCATATGAAAAAAGTGAATTGCTAGAAGAAAACTGCTTAGAAAATCCGATTGAAATGTTTCAAAAATGGTTTTACGAAGTAGAAAAATCTGAAATGGTTGCAGAAGTCAACGCAATGACAATTAGTACACTTGGTTTTGATGGCTTTCCTAAAAGTAGAGTCGTATTATTAAAAAAGTACACATTTGAAGGATTCATCTTTTATTCAAATTATACAAGCGAAAAAGGATTGGCAATAGCAGAAAATCCAAATGTTTGTATTTCGTTTTTCTGGCCAGCAATGGAACGACAAATCATCATCAAAGGAAAGGTTGAAAAAATAGCCGAAAATCTATCTGATGGTTATTTTGAATCGCGTCCACGCGGAAGTCAATTAGGCGCATTGGTTTCAAACCAAAGTAGCGTAATTCCGTCAAGAGCATTTATAGAACAAAAACTAAAAAAGCTAGAAAACGAATACGAAGGCAAAGAAATTTTGCGCCCTGAAAATTGGGGCGGATATATTGTAAAACCGCAAGAAATAGAATTTTGGCAAGGAAGAGCCAATCGATTACACGATAGAATGCGCTACCAATTGCAAACAGATTATTCATGGAAAATTGAGCGTTTGGCGCCGTAA
- a CDS encoding T9SS type A sorting domain-containing protein, translated as MKKNYTTILIFLVSFSIHAQDDPDLLGQWFLHYIESNGTTTHIPDPAVITINFTNSGNYNSTSGNSSCNTHWSDYVISNSNASIDIINHVRTQILCDTDFFEPIYLGIFGTDTTNFFDYTISTDNQSLTMTDLLGERLIYGRQVLSTEDNEVLSNTLKLYPNPTKEELYISGISTNLKTTYTIYNLVGNIIISDNLLKQDRIDMTSLKAGIYFLKITQKDKTYMKKFIKI; from the coding sequence ATGAAAAAAAATTACACCACTATTTTAATATTTTTAGTTAGCTTTTCAATACATGCTCAAGATGACCCTGATCTTTTAGGGCAATGGTTTTTACATTATATAGAATCTAATGGAACAACAACACATATTCCTGACCCAGCTGTTATTACTATCAACTTTACAAATTCTGGTAATTATAATTCTACCTCAGGAAATAGTAGTTGCAATACTCATTGGTCTGATTATGTAATAAGTAATAGCAATGCTTCTATTGATATTATTAATCATGTGAGAACACAGATATTATGTGACACAGATTTTTTTGAACCTATTTATCTTGGAATTTTTGGAACCGATACAACAAATTTTTTCGATTATACAATTTCTACAGATAACCAATCGCTCACAATGACTGATTTGTTAGGTGAAAGACTAATATATGGAAGACAAGTTTTATCTACTGAAGATAATGAAGTGCTTTCGAACACCTTAAAGTTATATCCAAACCCTACAAAAGAAGAGCTCTATATCTCAGGAATTTCGACCAATTTAAAAACAACATATACAATTTATAACCTTGTTGGAAATATTATTATTTCTGATAATTTATTGAAACAAGATCGTATAGATATGACTAGCTTAAAAGCTGGAATTTACTTTTTAAAAATTACACAAAAAGATAAAACCTATATGAAAAAGTTTATAAAAATATAG
- a CDS encoding porin family protein: MKKLLLLSFLMCSLTAFSQDIEKDTETEEDKGAYTSTDSDTETKYGFKAGINISNYSATNLDDIQEGLNDSRIGAVFGFFVDMHLAGKFRFQPEFLYSAQGAKEDALRADYLQIPLMIKYDVTNFLNLQFGPQIGVKVHEFEDSFNNFDYAVNAGFGLEVIENVSIEARYSLGLAEMFDEKRAPNLEGKNAVIQVGVTYRL, from the coding sequence ATGAAAAAATTACTATTACTTTCATTTTTGATGTGTAGCCTAACTGCATTTTCGCAAGATATAGAAAAGGACACAGAAACAGAAGAAGATAAAGGTGCATACACAAGTACAGATTCAGATACGGAAACTAAATATGGTTTCAAAGCAGGAATTAATATCTCTAATTACAGTGCTACAAACCTAGATGATATTCAAGAAGGTTTGAATGATTCCAGAATTGGAGCCGTATTCGGATTTTTTGTAGACATGCATCTAGCGGGTAAATTTCGTTTTCAACCAGAATTTTTATACTCAGCACAAGGTGCTAAAGAAGATGCATTACGTGCCGATTATTTACAAATTCCACTAATGATAAAGTATGATGTAACAAACTTCTTAAACCTTCAATTTGGACCACAAATTGGTGTGAAAGTTCACGAATTTGAAGACAGTTTCAATAACTTTGATTACGCTGTCAACGCTGGATTTGGATTAGAAGTTATCGAAAATGTTTCTATTGAAGCTCGATACAGTCTTGGTTTAGCAGAAATGTTTGATGAAAAAAGAGCACCAAACTTAGAAGGGAAAAATGCAGTCATTCAGGTTGGAGTTACTTATAGATTGTAA
- a CDS encoding Ppx/GppA phosphatase family protein: protein MLKIRKFAAIDIGSNAVRLLIANVIEEENRDPKFKKSSLVRVPIRLGQDVFTNGEISKNNVERMINAMKSYRLLMDIHGVEGYMACATSAMREAKNGATVVEKIMKKAGISIDIIDGKREAAIIASTDLHNVIEKECDYLYVDVGGGSTEFTIFSNGKIKISRSFKIGTVRLLNEMVTETDWKDIEKWVKRNTKDLKRLSLIGSGGNINKLYKMSGTTIGEPLSYIYLNAQYQFLQSLTYEERISELGLNPDRADVIIPATRIYLSACKWSGARKIYVPKIGLSDGIIKTLYFETSKKEKSTSNILSF from the coding sequence ATTTTGAAAATTAGAAAATTTGCTGCCATTGATATTGGATCGAATGCTGTACGATTGTTAATTGCAAATGTCATAGAAGAAGAAAATAGAGATCCAAAATTCAAGAAAAGTTCATTAGTTCGTGTGCCAATTCGTTTAGGTCAAGACGTGTTTACGAATGGTGAAATTTCTAAAAATAATGTGGAACGAATGATCAATGCAATGAAATCCTATCGTTTATTAATGGATATTCATGGTGTTGAAGGTTATATGGCATGTGCGACTTCCGCAATGCGCGAAGCAAAAAATGGTGCAACTGTTGTAGAAAAAATCATGAAAAAGGCAGGAATATCTATTGATATTATTGATGGAAAACGAGAAGCTGCCATCATTGCATCTACCGATTTGCATAATGTAATTGAAAAAGAATGCGACTATCTATACGTAGATGTTGGTGGTGGAAGTACTGAATTTACTATATTCTCTAATGGAAAAATAAAAATATCACGTTCATTCAAAATAGGAACAGTTCGGTTACTAAATGAAATGGTAACGGAAACTGATTGGAAAGATATTGAAAAATGGGTGAAGCGTAATACCAAAGATTTGAAGCGACTTTCATTAATTGGTTCAGGTGGAAACATCAACAAACTTTACAAAATGTCGGGTACAACTATTGGCGAACCATTATCGTATATTTACCTCAACGCGCAATATCAATTTTTGCAAAGTTTAACGTATGAAGAACGAATTTCTGAATTAGGATTAAATCCTGATAGAGCCGATGTAATTATTCCTGCGACTCGAATTTATCTTTCTGCATGTAAATGGAGCGGTGCACGTAAGATATATGTACCAAAAATTGGGCTTTCAGATGGTATTATAAAGACATTATACTTCGAAACATCGAAAAAAGAGAAATCGACATCGAATATTTTGAGTTTTTGA
- the dnaX gene encoding DNA polymerase III subunit gamma/tau gives MEHFIVSALKYRPQTFKDVVGQQAITNTLEKAIERSHLAQALLFCGPRGVGKTTCARILAKKINQDGTENPDEDFAFNIFELDAASNNSVDDIRSLIDQVRIPPQVGKYKVYIIDEVHMLSQAAFNAFLKTLEEPPKHAIFILATTEKHKIIPTILSRCQIFDFKRIGVKDAKEYLKFIAESQGVEADDDALHIIAQKADGAMRDALSIFDRVVSFSGKQLTRQAVTENLNVLDYDIYFAATDLILENNIPQLLVDFNETLSKGFDGHHFIAGIASHFRDLLVCKNEATIPLLEVGDQTKNKYLEQSRKTSQQFLMKGIELANGCDLKYKTSRNQRLLVELCLMQLASINYDGEKKNSDRFIIPATFFLINGKKIDPIVKIKEIETEVEVETKTEVEATETTEKTSEQKVETPPLVKPKIDISMMRNKVSGLSLSSIKAKQEHLKKQQGKVVHKKDLPSDAFTEERMREVWNEYVEKLDKKGEKIMWSLLSTDIPKLKNETTICLEMPNETMRIEIERAQYPLLEYVRTALNNYDVSLEIDVNELTAKKYVFTTRDKYEKLKEINPLVERLRKDFDLEI, from the coding sequence ATGGAACATTTCATCGTATCAGCTCTTAAATACAGACCACAAACCTTTAAGGATGTTGTTGGTCAACAAGCGATTACAAATACGTTAGAAAAAGCCATAGAACGCAGTCATCTGGCGCAAGCCTTATTATTTTGCGGGCCAAGAGGTGTCGGAAAAACTACCTGCGCGCGTATTTTGGCAAAAAAGATCAATCAAGATGGAACTGAAAATCCTGATGAAGATTTTGCTTTTAATATTTTTGAACTCGATGCCGCTTCAAACAATTCCGTAGATGATATTCGAAGTTTAATTGACCAAGTTCGTATTCCGCCGCAAGTAGGTAAATACAAAGTATATATTATTGATGAGGTTCACATGTTATCACAAGCAGCTTTTAATGCGTTTTTAAAAACCTTAGAAGAACCGCCAAAACATGCCATTTTTATTCTGGCTACGACCGAAAAACACAAAATTATTCCGACGATTTTATCCAGATGTCAAATTTTTGATTTTAAACGAATCGGCGTAAAAGATGCAAAAGAATATTTAAAATTTATTGCCGAAAGTCAAGGTGTAGAAGCGGACGATGATGCATTGCACATTATTGCTCAAAAAGCAGATGGCGCTATGCGTGATGCACTTTCTATTTTTGACAGAGTTGTCAGTTTTTCTGGAAAACAATTAACACGACAAGCCGTTACCGAAAATTTGAACGTGCTTGATTATGATATTTATTTTGCGGCAACCGATTTAATTCTCGAAAATAACATTCCACAATTATTAGTTGATTTCAACGAAACTTTATCTAAAGGATTTGACGGACATCATTTCATTGCTGGAATTGCTTCTCATTTTAGAGATTTATTAGTCTGTAAAAATGAAGCCACCATTCCTTTGTTGGAAGTTGGCGATCAGACCAAGAATAAATATTTAGAACAATCGCGAAAAACGTCGCAACAATTTCTCATGAAAGGAATTGAACTGGCAAACGGTTGTGATTTAAAATACAAAACAAGCAGGAATCAACGGCTTTTAGTTGAATTATGCTTAATGCAGCTTGCCTCTATCAATTATGATGGAGAAAAAAAAAATAGCGATCGGTTCATAATTCCTGCCACTTTTTTCTTGATAAATGGTAAAAAGATTGATCCAATTGTAAAAATAAAAGAAATTGAAACTGAAGTTGAAGTTGAGACTAAAACCGAAGTTGAAGCTACAGAAACTACTGAAAAGACTTCCGAACAAAAAGTAGAAACTCCGCCACTTGTAAAACCAAAGATTGATATTTCCATGATGCGAAATAAAGTTTCTGGTTTATCATTATCTAGCATTAAAGCAAAGCAAGAACATTTAAAAAAACAGCAAGGAAAAGTTGTTCATAAGAAAGATTTGCCAAGCGATGCCTTTACGGAAGAACGCATGCGAGAAGTGTGGAACGAATACGTGGAAAAACTCGATAAAAAAGGCGAAAAAATCATGTGGTCTTTATTATCTACCGATATTCCGAAGTTGAAAAACGAAACAACTATTTGTTTAGAAATGCCAAATGAAACGATGCGCATTGAGATTGAGCGCGCACAATATCCATTGTTGGAATATGTGAGAACTGCGTTGAATAATTATGATGTTTCACTAGAAATTGATGTAAACGAATTGACCGCAAAAAAGTATGTGTTTACAACGCGTGATAAGTATGAAAAACTGAAAGAAATTAATCCGTTAGTAGAACGACTTCGTAAAGATTTTGATTTAGAAATTTAA
- a CDS encoding SixA phosphatase family protein: MKTLLIVRHAKSSWEYPVDDKDRTLKLRGIKDAHLVANHIADKINTPDVIYSSIANRALHTCAIFTRCLNYPFEKVVIKESMYDFGGSGLVETIKSCDDAVDTLMVFGHNHAITAVVNTYGSKLFDNVPTSGAVVIQFETDSWKTINDGSTILKVFPKDLK, encoded by the coding sequence ATGAAAACGTTACTCATTGTTCGACATGCAAAATCATCTTGGGAATATCCTGTGGATGATAAAGATCGTACGCTAAAACTCCGCGGAATCAAAGATGCACATTTGGTGGCAAACCATATTGCCGACAAAATAAACACGCCAGATGTTATTTATTCTAGCATCGCAAACAGAGCGTTACATACCTGTGCAATTTTTACGCGTTGTCTCAACTATCCTTTTGAAAAAGTAGTTATTAAAGAAAGTATGTATGATTTTGGCGGTTCAGGATTGGTAGAAACCATAAAATCTTGTGATGATGCTGTTGATACTTTAATGGTATTTGGACACAATCATGCCATTACAGCAGTTGTAAATACGTACGGAAGTAAACTATTTGACAATGTACCGACAAGTGGCGCAGTTGTGATACAATTTGAAACAGATTCGTGGAAAACGATCAATGACGGTTCAACCATTTTAAAAGTGTTCCCAAAAGACTTAAAATAA